The Thermotoga caldifontis AZM44c09 genomic interval CGAGTCTGGCGTTGATTTCAAACAGACACTTCGCCCCTTCGAGCGGTGTGATGTTGTCCTGTTCACCCCAGACGATGAGCGTTGGAACAGAGAGGTTTTTCAAATTTTCTCTGAGCTGTGCGGTGTCTTGGTTTTCAGCCAGATTGAAGACGATGTCTAAGGGTGTCTGGTAGACCAGATAGTAGTTCTTCAGGAAGTACTCCTCGCTGAAGCTTTCCTTGTTGACCAGCATGTCTTTGAAAGTTCTTTTTTGAAAATCGTAGTTCATGAAGATGAGCCTCAGAGCGATCTTCGTGAAGATGCTGCCGGGCACGCTGTTTCTTTCTGGAAGGCATATCGAACTGTCCAGAAGGATCAAACTTTTTACCTTCTCAGCTTCGTTCAGGGCCAGCCAGGTTGCGACCTCCGTTCCCATGGAATGTCCCAGCACGTGGTAGTGTTCCAGGCCCAGCCTTTCGGCGAGCCTCGCGACGATCCACGCCATGTACCTTCTCGACAAATTCTTTTCGATCTTCTTTTCGCTCAGGCCGAAACCAGGAAGATCGACCGCGATGAGCGTGAAATCGTCTTCGAGCAGATCGAAGAGCGGTTCGAAGTTCGTCGAGTTGCCCATGAAACCGTGGATGAGGATCAAAGTTTCTGGACCTTCGCCGAGTTTTTGATAAGCGATCTTCACACCATCGATCGTTTCGAAAAAGTAGCGCGAGCGGTCCAGAAACTTCGCACCCTCGTTCGCCCTCGCTGGATCGAGCGAAAGGAGAAAGAAGGAACCAAGAAAAACTAAGCTGAGCACCAACCCGGCTTTCATATAGTCATCTCCTTCGTCATGTAGACTGGGCCACTTTGAGATCCGTTCGAACAGTATCTCGGTCAATGCAAGTCTAAACTTTGGCCCAGAGTCGTGGTAATATAGTGTAAGAAAAGAAAGGATCGGAGGTGAGGTGGATGAAGAAAGCGCTCGTTTTGGTCATGGCGCTGGTTGCAACCTTGATCCTGGCACAAGCATTTTCGGATGTGCCCGTGAACCACTGGGCGTACGAAGCTGTGACGGAATTGGCGAAGCTTGGGATCATCTCGGGTATGCCGGATGGAACCTTCCAAGGTAACAACCCCATGACACGCTACCAGGTGGCCGTCGCACTGAAAAGGATGCTCGATTATCTCACAAAGCAGCTTGCTGCAGGGCCAGCAGATTTGCAGGCCGCGTTGAAGAGGATCTCGGCACTGGAAGATCTCGTCAGCACCGCGCTGAACAGAACACAGAAACAAGGGGAACAGATCGCGGCAACGGATCAGACGCTTCAGACCGTTCTGGCTGAGATTTCGAACCTGAAGTCCACGATCGTTGAAATATCCCAGGTGAGAAGGGACCTACCCACGATGATCGCCGCTTCCGAAAACAAGATGATGACGATGTACAACCAGCTCTCTTCGAAAGTGGCCGCGATCGAGAAGAGCGTTTCTGACTTGCAGGCGCAGATCTCCGCGCAGATCATGTCACAGTTGAAAGGCTCCATCGATTCGATCAACGCGAAGCTGAACGAATTCGATGGAAAGTTCAACAATCTCTCCTCGAGGGTCGATGGTCTGTCAAGATCCATCGACAGTACGAAGGCTGATCTGACAGCTCTGTCCAAGAGAGTTGACAGTCTGGAATCGAACCTGCAGGCACTTTCAACTTTGAAGAAGAGCTTCAGCGATCTCGAGGCCAGAGTCGCCGCCCTCGAAGCGAAGGTCGCCTCCGACGTGGATGGGCTCAGGAAGGCTCTCGATACTACGGCTCGCCAGCTCGATGCGAGACTGTCCCTGCTCGAAGGCCAGGTTGCATCTCTTGTGACGGACGTCGAGAAGTTGAAGAAAGATGTTGCAGACGCTGCGAGTGCCGCGAAGAAAGTGAGCGTGCTCGAAGGCAACGTTGGCACTCTCGCGGGTCAGATGACGAGCCTGAGTCAGAGAGTGGCGCAGAACGAGCAGAGCATAGCCAATCTGTCCAAGAAGATCGACTCCAAACCTTGGATGAGCGACATCGAGGCAGCGACGGTC includes:
- a CDS encoding alpha/beta fold hydrolase; translated protein: MKAGLVLSLVFLGSFFLLSLDPARANEGAKFLDRSRYFFETIDGVKIAYQKLGEGPETLILIHGFMGNSTNFEPLFDLLEDDFTLIAVDLPGFGLSEKKIEKNLSRRYMAWIVARLAERLGLEHYHVLGHSMGTEVATWLALNEAEKVKSLILLDSSICLPERNSVPGSIFTKIALRLIFMNYDFQKRTFKDMLVNKESFSEEYFLKNYYLVYQTPLDIVFNLAENQDTAQLRENLKNLSVPTLIVWGEQDNITPLEGAKCLFEINARLVMIPNAGHLIMFDQPQILSETIKGFVFSSISNR
- a CDS encoding S-layer homology domain-containing protein → MKKALVLVMALVATLILAQAFSDVPVNHWAYEAVTELAKLGIISGMPDGTFQGNNPMTRYQVAVALKRMLDYLTKQLAAGPADLQAALKRISALEDLVSTALNRTQKQGEQIAATDQTLQTVLAEISNLKSTIVEISQVRRDLPTMIAASENKMMTMYNQLSSKVAAIEKSVSDLQAQISAQIMSQLKGSIDSINAKLNEFDGKFNNLSSRVDGLSRSIDSTKADLTALSKRVDSLESNLQALSTLKKSFSDLEARVAALEAKVASDVDGLRKALDTTARQLDARLSLLEGQVASLVTDVEKLKKDVADAASAAKKVSVLEGNVGTLAGQMTSLSQRVAQNEQSIANLSKKIDSKPWMSDIEAATVEQAKKINDAYNMGLIGVIVGAAGIVVGLLGMFMGGGSQ